In the Cydia splendana chromosome 2, ilCydSple1.2, whole genome shotgun sequence genome, one interval contains:
- the LOC134799755 gene encoding uncharacterized protein LOC134799755 — protein sequence MHYSNKYTAKITPVRLNNFLDNRFYIIRQLRPLIIFQALLGVSRLYLLKPKKIFEWLSYCFSFLAMLLLCYSLLQDNYVGATYIVFKCTSCIEFLILVLTSILLQRRSMTEFFKNLEAFDRIMNIQKDVVITVPMHRPILWLILSTFITTIEFFVLFESSFAYSITNLTIMVHDAEQVFFGTMLRTILQRVRIVKARVIKVCDRTSEETRKRKNLDKVEALSRKSEHGISSLHEVYESLHKCAEQLNSVMSFPIMTMLLASGLSTIILLKYAFSIFQANDESKDLLLLVYIFIRCLKYTILVIIPCYYSSKTTTQVSIIRKTLHDALNNDQYVFVSDKIDCRRLKAFFQLTRDSEFAYALWGVINLNMSLPLSYISLCTTYLVIIIQFSKFID from the exons ATGCATTACTCTAATAAGTACACTGCTAAAATTACTCCAGTTAGACTGAACAATTTCTTGGACAATAGGTTCTATATAATACGTCAGCTTAGGCCTCTTATCATATTTCAAGCTTTGCTGGGAGTTAGTCGTCTTTACCtattaaaacctaaaaaaatctTCGAATGGCTGAGCTACTGCTTCAGCTTCTTGGCTATGCTGCTCCTCTGTTACTCATTATTGCAAGATAACTATGTTGGCGCGACTTACATAGTGTTTAAGTGCACTTCTTGTATTGAATTTCTTATTTTAGTCTTGACTTCAATACTCCTACAAAGACGATCGATGACAGAGTTCTTTAAAAACTTGGAAGCTTTTGACAGAATCATGAATATCCAAAAAGACGTTGTTATCACTGTGCCTATGCACAGACCGATACTCTGGTTAATACTGAGTACTTTTATTACTACTATTGAGTTTTTTGTCCTTTTTGAATCAAGTTTCGCGTATTCGATCACTAATTTGACTATAATGGTCCACGATGCTGAGCAAGTATTCTTTGGGACAATGCTGAGAACAATTCTCCAGCGGGTTCGTATAGTAAAGGCGCGTGTAATAAAGGTGTGCGATAGGACTTCAGAAGAGACAAGAAAGCGTAAGAATCTAGACAAGGTGGAAGCTTTATCGAGGAAATCTGAACACGGTATAAGTTCCTTGCACGAAGTGTACGAGTCCTTACACAAATGCGCCGAACAACTTAACTCTGTGATGAGCTTTCCG atAATGACGATGCTGCTGGCATCTGGGCTGTCGACGATAATCTTGTTAAAATACGCGTTCTCAATTTTTCAAGCCAACGACGAGTCAAAAGAT CTGCTGTTATTGGTATACATCTTTATCAGATGTTTGAAGTACACGATTTTGGTGATTATACCGTGTTATTACTCGAGCAAGACCACAACGCAAGTATCCATCATACGGAAAACTCTTCACGATGCGCTGAACAATGATCA GTACGTATTTGTTTCAGATAAGATAGACTGCCGCCGTTTGAAGGCGTTTTTCCAGCTGACCCGTGACAGTGAGTTTGCGTATGCGCTATGGGGCGTAATCAACCTCAACATGTCGCTGCCGCTCAGCTACATCAGCCTCTGCACCACCTACTTAGTCATCATCATACAGTTCTCCAAGTTCATTGACTAA